Sequence from the Microbacterium dextranolyticum genome:
GTGCTGCGGGTCAAGGGCCGCGGAGTGCAGTCGTCGAAGGGCACCGGTGATCTGCTCGCCGAAGTGCAGGTGGCGGTGCCGACGCACCTCGACGACGAGGCGAAGGAGGCGCTCGAACGCTTCCACGAGCTCGAGCCGAAGGAAAACCCGCGCGCAGAGCTCATGGCGAAGGCCCGGGAGTAGCCATGGCGACGGACGAGATCCCCGACGACGAGGAGCCGATCTTCGCGATCGCGGTCGCGGCCGAGCTCGCCGGAATGCATCCGCAGACGCTGCGGCAGTACGACCGGCTGGGCCTCGTCACGCCCGGGCGCACGCAGGGCGGCTCCCGTCGCTACTCGCTGCGGCACGTCAAGCAGCTGCGCGAAGTCGCGGCACTGTCGGCGGAGGGCATGAACCTGCCCGCGATTGCGCGCCTCATCGAGATGGAGAACGAGGCACGCGTGCTGCGGCGCCGTGTCGCCGAGCTCGAGCAGCAGTTGCGCGACGAGGTGGAGCGTCGCTCGCGCATCTTCGCCGCTGGCGCGTCCGGCTCGGTCGTGACGCTGCGCCAGGGCACGCGCGTGCGCCGTGCCACCGACGTCGTCGTGTGGCGCCCGGCTCAGCCGACGACCGAAAGTCGCCGTAGGACCGAGGGCGCGGCGCGGGTGCCGTCGATCTCTGACGGCGGCTGCCGTGCGGCCGGTCAGCGCCCGCGGGCGACGAACGCGTCGTAGTCGCGGCGCGAGAGCTCGGCGTAGGCGTACGACCACTCGACGATCGCGTCGGCGACGGCGGCGCCCGTGCCGATGTAGCCGACGACCTCCGCGGCCGTCGGCGACTGGCCGTGCGCCCGCGCGAGCACCGTGGCGCATGCCTGCCCGTAGAGGACGAACGACGCATCGTCGAGCGTCTCGGCATCGATGCCGCCCTTCATGTCGCGGAACTGGCGGACGTAGTAGTCGTGCCCGCCGGCCGAGAAATGCCCGAGGCACGGGTCGGACACGCCCTGCAGGATGCGCTGCATGGCGACGACCCGGCCCCCCTCGCCGCTGCCGGCGACGTACGCCTCGACCTCGGCTGGTTGCGGGCGCGCGCCGTACCCGGCGAGGACGCTGCGGCCGGCCTCCTTGGTCTGCATGAGCAGGGTGTCGCCGTCGCCGTCGACGAGCGCCGTCACGAAACAGCGCGTCCCGACGCTGCCGACGCCCACGACCCGGCGTGCCGTGTCGGCGATCGTGTAGTGACGCAGCAGCAGGCGGATGTCCGCATTCGTCGTCTCCAGGTACTCTTCGAGCCCGGCGGTGAGAGTCGCCTCGAGCTCGGCGTCGAGGTGGACCGTGGTCGGGGGTGCCTCGACGAACCGCGGGCGACCGGAGGCATCCGGTGCGATGAGCTTTCGGGCCGCCCGGTCGGACGTGCGCTTCTCGGCGTCGGCGATCGCCGCGCGCAGCACTCGTCGCGCGCCCTTGCTCGACGAGTGCAGCCCGCCTTCGGCGTCGAAGTGCTGGTAGTACCGCGCGGGGGGGTCGCCTCGCGCGCCTCGCGCAGCGCGGTGGTGTACGCGCGGACAGTCGCCCGCGCGGCATCGGCGACCACCGCGTCGTCGCGTGCGGTGGCCTGGCCGGCGATCACCATGCTCGCCACGAGCCGCTTCACGTCCCACTCCCACGGCGCCCACGCGGATTCGTCGAAGTCGTTCAGATCGAAGACGAGAGTGCGCTGAGGAGAGGCGTAGAACCCGAAGTTCGCGACGTGCGCGTCGCCGCACGAGGCGACCTGGATGCCCGAGGTGGGGCCCGCCGCGAGATCGGCCGCCATGAGCGCGGCCGTGCCGCGGTAGAAGGCGAACGGGCTCGCCGACATGCGCTCGACGCGCAACGGCACCAGGTCGGCCAGACGCGTCGCGTTCTGGTCGTCGAGGATCCCGAGGGGATCGCGGCCGGTGGTGACGAGCTCGCCGAGCGAGCGCCGGGGCACGGCCCGGCGGATCGTGCGCCCGTGCGCGAGCGCATCGGCGGTGGTCGCGGCGGTGTCGGTGTTCGGGCTCACGGGGTCATCCTGGCACTGCCGGGAACCGGGCGACACCTGGGCGCGCTCAGGAGGGATCGATGCGCAGGACGGGGCCGCCCTCGCCCACCGTGAGGTCACCCGCGATCCGAAGCGAGCGGGCGAGGTCGTCCACGGCGCCGATCACGGTGCCGAACCGCTCGCGGTCGCCGCCGACGGCGGTCACCGTGACGAGGTGAGAGCCGTCGTCCCACGTGTACGTCGCGAACGGCGGCGGCACGGCGCCCTCGCGTGCGGGCGGGGTCGGCATGACGAGTTTCTCGCCCACGCCGAGGTAGGTGCCGCGGAAGGACTCCGTGTCGTCGTACTCCATCGGCATCATCGCGCGAGCGGCCCGCAGCTGCGGCGTCAGCGGCTGCACCTGCGCCATGACGACGACCAGCTCCGGCTCGGGCTTCCAGACCCAGACCAGCACACGGCCGTCCGCCCGACGCAGCAGTGCCGGAGCGGCCTGGCTCATCGCCCAGGCGGCGATTCGTCCGCCCGGCCGCTCGGCGGCGCCCATCGCCGCATTCGCCTGCGACAGCAGCATCCGAATCGCTCGCTTGCGCGCGCGGCGCCCGCCGAACCCGAACGAGTCGGTGACGGGAACCCAGCGGGCGGGGTCGGCGTCGGCCTGCAAGCGCATCATGCCTCCAGGGTAAGCGCCCGCCTCTCGCCCCGCCGGGCCCCGCGACACCTCACCTCTGTACGCTTTCGCGGCGTGTTGCGTGACACACGGGAGGTTTCGCGGGGGTTGCCGCGGGCCGGGGCGTCTCAGCGGGTTGCCGGGTGCCCTCGGGTAAGCTGACGGGCACCGCCGGCGCACCCGTCGGCGATGCCGCAGAGAGTAAGCAACCACCACCCGTGACTCCCACCGCGATACCTCCCGCGCATCCGGAGGGCGAGCCCCGCGCGACCCGCGAGCCCCTCACGATCGTCATCGCCGCCGACACCTTCGCGCCCGACGTCAACGGCGCCGCCCGCTTCGCCGAGCGCCTGGCCGCAGGTCTCGCCGGCCGCGGCCACCACGTGCACGTCGTGACCCCCAGCGTCGGCCACCGCAACCACGGCGTGTTCACCGAGAACATCGAGGGTCAAGACATCACGGTGCATCGCCTGCCCGGCGTGCGCTGGCCTCCACACGACTGGCTGCGTTTCGTATGGCCGTGGCGCAGCAAGCACTATGCGCGCAAGGTGCTGGATGCCGTGCAGCCCGACGTCGTGCACAGCCAGTCGCACATCGTGATCGGCCGGGGCCTCACCCGCATCGCGCACCAGCGCGGCATCCCCGTCATCGCGACGAACCACGTGATGGCCGAGAACATCATCGACTTCACGACCCTGCCTCCCGTGCTCGACAAGATCGTCGTGAAGCTCGCGTGGGACGACGCGAAGCGCACCTTCGACATGTCGCGCGCCGTCACGACGCCGACCCGGAAGGCCGCCGAGTTCCTCGAGGACACGATCGACATCACGGGCGTCATCCCGATCAGCTGCGGCATCGACAAGCGCAACTACACGCCCGACCTGACGCCGCGCGAGCATCACCGGGTGCTGTTCGTGGGCCGCCTCACCACCGAGAAGCACGTCGAGGTCACCCTTGCCGCGATCGCGAAGCTCGCACCCGAACTGCCGAACATCACGTTCGACATCGTTGGCGGCGGGGATCAGCGCCGCAACCTCGAGCAGACGGCGCAGCGCCTCGGCGTCTCGGACCGCGTCACGTTCCACGGGCGCGTCGACGAGCAGCAGCTGCGCGCGTCGTACGGCACCGCGGACGTCTTCGCGATCGCCTCGATCGCCGAGTTGCAGTCGATCGCCACGATGGAGGCCATGGCATCCGGCCTGCCGATCGTCGCCGCGAACGCCGTCGCGCTGCCGCACCTCGTGCAGGATGGCGTCAACGGCTACCTCTTCGAGCCGGGTGACGTCGACGACCTCGCCGACAAGTTGCGGCGCGTGCTCACCGCCTCGCCGGAGGAGTACCTGCGCATGCAGCAGGCCTCGCTCGACGGCGTCGAGATCCACGACATCGAGAAGACGCTCGACACGTTCGAGAAGCTGTATCGCGGCGAACCGCTGAGCTGAGCGGCATCCATGCGCCTGCTCTTCGACGCGCGGTACATCCGCACCGACTTCCACGACGGCATCAGCCGCTACTCCGCCGAGCTGGCCGCCGCCGTCGCCGCGGCGGCGCCGGCGCGCGGCGTCGAGGTCGTTTTCCTGATCCACGACGAGGCGCAGCGGGCCTTTCTGCCCGAGGGAGCGAAGGTGCTGCGCTTTCAGGCCCCGACGTCGGTCGCCGAGCCGTTCGCGGCGCTGCGCCTGAATCGCCGCCGACCGGATGCCCTGTTCTCGCCCATGCAGACGATCGGAGCGCTCGGGCGGCGGTTCGGGCTCATCCTGACCCTGCACGACACGATCTACTACCGCCACCGCACGCCGCCGCGCGACCTGCCCTGGTACGTGCGCCTGGGGTGGCGGCTGTTCCACCTGTCGTACGTGCCCCAGCGGCTGACGCTGAACGCCGCCGATGCAGTCGCGACCGTCAGCGACACGAGCGCTGCCGAGTTCGCCCGCGTGCGACTGACGAAGAGGCCGGTCGTGGTCGTGCCCAATGCGCCCCAGCGGCTGTCGGACCTGCTGCCCGAGGGCACCGAGGTCGTGCCGGGTGCCGAGAACCTCGTCTACATGGGGTCCTTCATGGGCTACAAGAACGTCGAGACGTTGCTGCGCGCCGCCGCCGCCCTCCCCGGCCGCACGCTGCACCTGCTCTCGCGCATCAGCCCGGAGCGCCAGGCAGAGCTCGAGGCGCTGATCGAGCCGCGCGGGGCATCCGTCGTCTTCCATGGCGGCGTGACGGATGCCGAGTACGCGGCTCTTCTCGCCGATCGGGCCGTGCTCGTCACGGCATCGCTCGACGAGGGCTACGGTCTTCCCGTCGCCGAGGCGCTCGCCCTCGGCGTACCCGCGGTCGTCACCGACATGCCGATCTTCCGCGAGGTCGCGGGCGACGGTGCGCTGTACGCCCCGGGCACGGATGCCCCGGCCTTCGCCGCGGCCGTGCGCTCGCTCGACGACCCGGACGTTCACGCCGCGACGGTCGCGGCGGGAACGGCCCACATCGCGCGATTCTCGTGGAGCCGGTCGGCCGAGGTGCTGCTCGACGCCGTCGAGGCCCTGCCGCGCCGCTGACCTCGCGGCCTCGACGGCCCCAGGGGCGCCGCGTCGGGAGCGGCTGTGCGCCCGGCATCCCCCGTCCGGAGGCGCCGTTGTGCGGGTGGTTGAGGCATCCACCCGCGGTTCGGCGCCTCTGAAACGCGAGCGAGCGAGCGCGCGCGCCGCGGCGCCGCCAGGGGCAGGAGCAAGGGCGGATGCCTCAGGGGAGTCTCGAGCGGTCGGTGCGGACGGGGCGATAGCCGTCCGTGACGAGGGCGTGGACGGTCGCGCCGACGGACACGACGACGACGAGAGCGGCGATGATGAAGAAGATGACCATGGCAGAAAAGCTACGGGCGCTTTGAGAAGGTCACGAGTGGCAGGACTGCACAAAGGAGTACGATTCCTGCCATGAGAACCGTCGCGTGCGTCGTCCAGTCCGGATTCGCCCCCTTCGAGTTCGGACTCGCCTGCGAGGCCTTCGGTCTCGATCGCTCGGACGATGGCATCCCGACCTTCGACTTTCGCGTCGTGACGCCCGATCCGGGCGCCGTGCCGAGCAACCTGCGCTTCTCGATCAACGTCGACGACGACCTCGCGTTCGCCGACGAGGCCGACCTCGTCGTCGTCACGCCGATCCCGCGTGAGCGGTGGTCGAGCGTGGACGCACGCGTCGTCGAGGTCGTGCGCCGGGCGGTGGAGCGGGGTGCCTGGGTGCTGACGGTGTGCAGCGGCGCGTTCGTGGTCGCGGCGGCGGGGGTGCTCGACGGCAGGCGAGCGACGACGCACTGGCGGTATGCCCAGACGATGGCCGCGATGTACCCCGAGATCGACGTCGATCCGAACGTGCTCTACGTGCAGGACGGGCGCATTATCACCAGTGCCGGCACCGCGGCGGGGCTGGATGCCTGTCTGCACCTGCTGCGACTCGAGCTCGGCGCCGAGATGACCAACACCATCGCCCGGCGCATGGTCGTCGCGCCCCAGCGCGACGGCGGTCAGGCGCAGTTCATCGCGAAGCCTCTGCCCGAGTCGACGTCGCTGTCGCTCGCGCCGGTCACCGAGTGGATGCTCGAGAACCTGACCCTGGACCTGTCGGTCGACCAGCTCGCCAGTCGCGCGCACATGTCGCCGCGCACGTTCGCCCGCCGGTTCAAGGCCGACTACGGCACGACTCCTGCGGCGTGGCTCGGGCGTCAGCGCATCATCCACGCGCAGCGGCTGCTCGAGCACACCGAGCTCGGGCTGGATGCCATCGCCGCCGACTGCGGGTTCGGTTCCGCGGCGGTGCTGCGGCAGAACTTCGCGCGCACGCTCGGGGTCACCCCGACGGCCTATCGGGCGCGCTTCACGTGCGCACCCCGCGAATCGGCACCCGCGGAGCGGGAGGCGATCGCCTCCTGACCGCGGGTCGCTCGGCCCCGGGCATTCGGCACCCGGCGCCGCGCGCGTCGCGACCCGGGGGTCAGGCGAGGCGGATGCTGCGCGCGAGCTCGTCGACCACGGGGTCGAGAGCCTCCGCCAGCGGCAGGTCCGAGCCGGCCGTCAGGACGACGATGTCGCGCTCGGGCGTGCGCCACACCCAATTGGTCGCGCGGACGATCGTGTCGCCCTCGGTGCGTACCCACCGCGTCGACTTCGTGCCCGCTCCCAGCGACTCCGAGGCGAAGGCGACGACCTCGGGCTCGCGGATGGCCGGCCCCTGATCCTCGTGGGTGAGATCGGTCAGGGCGACATCCTCCCGGCGCGGCAGGTCGTAGACATCGACGATCGCGTGCGGAGCCGTGATGTTCGGCAGGTGCACGAAGCGGATCGTGCCCGAGCGATTGCTCCGCACCGCGCCGACCAGGTACGCGCGCAGCCAGTCGACCAGCGAGGCGGGCGCCGCGGTGCGTCCCTCCCCACCGAAGGCGCGCGCGACGGCATCCGCCCACTGCGTCTCGTCGGCGAACGACTCCCAAGGGAAGACGTTCGGCACGTAGACCCATCGGTCGAGGTCGTAGTCCATCTCGATCGCCATCGGAGTCCTCTCAGTCCCACCGGAGTGTGCGCAGCAGCAGGTCGCCGAGCTCAGTGAGCCCGTCGACGATCGGAGCGAGCTCGGCATCCGCTTTCCCGCTGATCGTGCAGATCGCCCGTAGCTCACCGTCGCCGCCCGGGATCGGCCAGACGAAGCGCAGGCGCAGGAGCGGCGCCATCTCGTCGGCGCTCGCCGGGGGCGTGAACCTCACCGTCTCGCGCACGGCCTCTCCGGCCGACGTGGTGACGGTCTCCCGCGCCGCCGAGGGCGACGGATCCTCCTCGTCGCTGTCGGCGGCGGGCGCGGTGCTCCTCGAGGGAGCGGGCGCGGTGCTGATCGCGATCGTGAGCGACACGGGCGCACGCCACGCCACACCCATCGGAACGACGAGGTCGAGCGCCCCCGCATCGCGCGCGCTGCGGGCCGAGGCGACGAGCTGCGCCGCGGCGCGATCGATCTGCGGGCCGTAGCTGTCGCGAGGAAGATCGCGGTAGTGCCGGCGGACGAGATCCGCGACCTCGTCGTCGGTCGAGCGCGCGACGGGGATGAGCAGGAAGCCCGGCGGCAGGACGAGCCGGTAGCGCGGGGGTGCGATGTCGTTCACGGGGTCCTTCACTGGCGCGGAGGGCGACGCGTCACCCAGTCCCAGGGTCGTCGCGGCGTGCGGCGCACGATCTCCTTCGGCGGCACCACCGTACCGTCCTCGTCGATGTACTCCCGCCAGGTGCGCGGCACGAGTCGCAGGGCACCCAGCAGCATCCGCGCCACCGTCACGACGATGAGCGCGAACTGGAGGAGGGCGAGGATGTCGACACCGAAGTAGTTCGCGCGGCCCTGATGCGCCTCCGCGGCGGCGGTGGCGGCGGCGAGGAACACCGTGGTGCTGAAGGTGAAGACGAGTACCGTCAGGAACGTGCCGCGGGTCGTCGCCCGCGGGCCCTTCAGCGGCAACGGCAGTGAGCCGATCGCCAGCACGGCGAGAAGCAGCGTCATGGGGTACGCCGCCCACCACGGCGGCACGAACGCCGGGAAGCCAGCGGGCACGCTCCCCTCCGTCACGAAGGCGCCGGTGACGAGCTGACCGACGAGCAGTCCGACCGTCGGCAACGCGCCGAACACGATCCAGAGAATCGTCGCGAGGAAGAGGCCGTCGCCGAAGCGCGCCTCCCGGGCGACCTGACGCGTCAGCCTCATGGCGCGGAAGGACTGCGCCAGTCCGCCCCCATCGGCGCCTCGAAGAGGCCGGGAATGGCCCCGTACACCTCGTTGAGACCGGTCGTGAGGGTGCTCAGCGGGGTAGGTACCCCCGTCTGGTCCTCCGCCCAGTGGATGAAGTCGTTCCCGCGGCCGATGCCGATGCCGACCATGTTGTAGCCGTCGATGGCCGAGCCGATCTTTCCCATGGTCCCGACGACACCCTTCAGGCCGTCGACGCCGCTCGTCACGAGGTCGTCGATGGCCCCTCCGGCGCCGAGTCGGGCCTGCGAGGCGATCTGGTCGAACTCGGAGATGATGATGCTGTCCGACTTGCGGATGCCCTTGATGGCGTCGTCACCCCAGTGCGTGACCACCTGGGCGAAGTTCGGCCGCGCGCGCAGCACGCCCGCGCTCTCTTCGGCGACCATCCGCATCGGCTGGCGGAGCGAACCGACGAGACCGCGGTCGAGCAGATTGCCGACGACCTGGCGTGCGCCGTTCCCCCAGACCATGCCGGGGCTGCGCACGGCGAGCGTCGCGGCGCGCCCGCCGCGTAGGGCGACCGTGCCGAGCTTGATCCCCGCCAGAGCGGCGGTGCCGACGCCGAAGGTCAGCACGCCGATCGCGTCGAGAGCGAAGTCGAACCACGAGCCGTCGCCGGAGGAGGCCAGCAGGAAGCTGAGCCCCATGGATACGACGGCGAGCCCGAGGGCGATGGGGGCGAGCACCGGGAAGAAGATCGACAGGACGCCGACGATGGCCGTGACGACCGTCAGGATGTCCTTGACGACCTTCAGCCATCCCGCGTTCTGGTGCACCCAGTCCAGGACGTTGTCCCACACCGAGTCGTTGAGCTCATCGCTGGACACCGTCTGCGAGATCGTGGATGCCGCCGCGTCACCCGCGCGTTGGACCCGTTCGACGGCGGCGGCATAGGCGGACTCCGCCTGCGCCAGGTCGGTCGTGGCCGTCGCGCTCATCGACGAGTAGCGTCGCGCGGCATCCGTCGCCTCGGCGAGCTCGTCGGGGTCGACCGTCTGCCGGCTGGCCTCGCGAGCCTCGGTCAGATTGCGCTGGGCGTAGCTGTGTCGCAGCTGGGCCGCGCCGTGGGCGAGGATCGCGGACTCCGCCTGCTGCTGCGCGTGCTCGAGCTCACTCGCGAACGTGGTGAGAGCCGAACCGGCGACCTCGTAGCGTTCACGGATGCGGGAGAGGAACGTCTTCGTGTCGCCGATGGTGCCGGCCAGGGCGTCGACGGCCTCGCTCGTCTCGCTCTCGGAGGCGTCGATGACCGCCTGCAGCATCTCGACCGCGTCCGAGACGGCGCGCGCAGTGGAGCGGTAACGCGAGGCGTGCTCGCGAATGCCGGCGACGTCGCCGCCGATGGGTGCCATGGTCATCCGTTGCTTCCGTTCTGGAGTTTGTCCGCCAGCTGGCCGTCGACACCCTCGAAGGCATCTGCCGCGCCATCGGCGCGCTTCTGGAGCTGGTCCACACGATCCGCGAGGTCTTTGCGGCGACGATCCCACCCCGAGGCGAACTCGCCCACGGCGGAGGCGAGTCGGGTATGCGGGATCATTCCCGACAGGGCATGCGCATCCCCGTCCGCGGCGGTGAGGGTGCCATGGACGGTCGCGAGCTGGGACGCGAGGTTTCGGAGGTTGTCCGTATTGACGACGAGATCGGCCACGTCGTCACTTTAGGCGGGCGGTCGGCGGGACGCGATGGGGAGTACTGCCCATCGTCCGTGCCCCGTGTCGGCCGCCCCTTGCCGCAGGCATTGCTGTTTGGTAAAGTTGAGCCCAGATGGCTCAAGTTTGAGAATCGCAGATTTCGAGGAGAACGAATGAACGCACAGCCCCAGCCCGGGCAGGACGAGCAGCAGAGCGCGCTCGAACAGTTCGGGATCAACCTCACCGACCGTGCCCGCCAGGGCAAGCTCGACCCCGTCATCGGCCGCGACAGCGAGATCCGCCGCGTCAGCCAGGTGCTCACCCGCCGCACGAAGAACAACCCCGTCCTCATCGGCGAGCCCGGCGTCGGCAAGACCGCCGTGGTCGAGGGCCTCGCCCAGCGCATCGTCGCCGGAGACGTGGCCGAGTCGCTCAAGGACAAGGAGCTCGTCTCGCTCGACATCTCCGCCCTCGTCGCGGGCGCGATGTACCGCGGTCAGTTCGAGGAGCGCCTGAAGAGCGTCCTCAAGGAGATCACCGAGTCCGACGGGCAGATCATCACCTTCATCGACGAGCTGCACGTGCTGATGGGCGCGGGCGGCGGCGAAGGCTCCGTCGCGGCATCCAACATGCTCAAGCCCATGCTCGCGCGCGGCGAGCTGCGCCTGATCGGCGCGACGACCCTCGACGAGTACCGCGAGTTCATCGAGAAGGATGCCGCGCTCGAGCGCCGCTTCCAGCAGGTGTACGTCGGCGAGCCGAGCGTCGAGGACACCATCGCGATCCTCCGCGGCCTCAAGGAACGCTACGAGGCGCACCACAAGGTCGCCATCGCCGACGGCGCGCTCGTGGCCGCGGCATCCCTCTCGAACCGCTACATCCCCTCTCGCCAGCTGCCCGACAAGGCGATCGACCTGATCGACGAGGCCGCATCGCGGCTGCGCATGGAGATCGACTCGGCCCCGCTCGAGATCGACGAGCTGCGCCGCCACGTCGACCGGCTGAAGCTCGAAGAGCTCGCCCTCAAGCGCGAGAAGGATGCCGCGTCGAAAGAGCGCCTCGCGACGCTCCGTGACACGCTCGGGGGCGAGCAGAAGCGCCTCGACGAGCTGCAGGCCCGGTGGGAGCGCGAGCGCGCGTCGCTGAACGCCGTCGGCGACCTCAAGACGCGGCTCGACCAGGCCCGCATCGAGGCCGAACGTGCGCAGCGCGAGGGCAACCTCGAGAAGGCGTCGCGCCTGTACTACGCCGAGATCCCGGCGCTGGAGCGTCAGGTCGCGCAGGCCGAGAACGCCGAGGCCGCCGAAGGGGGCGAGCGGATGGTGAACGATCAGGTGACCGACGCCGACATCGCCGCGGTGATCGCCGCCTGGACGGGCATCCCGGTAGGGCGCCTGCTGCAGGGCGAGAGCGAGAAGCTCGTGCATCTCGAAGCCGAACTCGGCGAGCGACTGATCGGGCAGAAGGATGCCGTGAAGGCGGTCTCCGACGCCGTGCGCCGCTCGCGCGCCGGCATCAGCGACCCGAACCGGCCGACGGGGTCGTTCCTGTTCCTCGGACCGACGGGTGTCGGCAAGACCGAGCTCGCCAAGGCGCTCGCCGAGTTCCTCTTCGACGACGAGCGTGCGATGGTGCGCATCGACATGAGCGAGTACGGCGAGAAGCACTCCGTCGCCCGGCTCGTCGGCGCCCCTCCGGGGTACGTCGGCTATGAGCAGGGCGGTCAGCTCACCGAGGCCGTGCGGCGGCGCCCGTACTCGGTGGTGCTCCTCGACGAGGTCGAGAAGGCGCACCCCGAGGTCTTCGACATCCTCCTGCAGGTGCTCGACGACGGACGTCTCACCGACGGTCAGGGACGGACCGTGGACTTCACGAACACGATCCTGATCCTGACGTCGAACCTGGGCTCGCCGATCCTGATCGACCCGACCCTGTCGCCCGCCGAGAAGCGCGAGCAGGTCATGGCGCTCGTGCGGACGGCGTTCCGCCCCGAGTTCCTCAACCGCCTCGACGACATCGTGATGTTCCAGGCGCTGTCGCAGGACGACCTGGCGCAGATCGTGGAGCTCTCGGTCGACGCGCTGCAGCGGCGCCTGCACGACCGTCGCCTGACGCTCGCGGTGACCCCGGATGCCCGGGCCTGGCTCGCCGAGCGCGGCTACGACCCGATCTTCGGCGCCCGGCCGCTGCGCCGCCTCATCCAGTCCGAGATCCAGGACCGTCTCGCGATGGCGTTGCTGTCGGGCGGCGTGCGCGACGGCGACCTCGTGAAGGTCGACGTCGCCGCGGACGGGTCCGCGCTCGTGCTGACGAGCGCGGGCGCCTCGCCGGAGACCGTCGCGGAGGCCGCGGATGTCTCGGACGCGTCCGCTGCCGATGACGACGTGATCCAGGCCGAGCTCCTCGACGAGTAGGCCGCCCGCCGGGCATCCTGATGCGGGGCTGTGTCGTTGCCGCGCGCGGTCACGCATCGCCACGGCCTGCCGTTGCTGGCCGCCGAGAAACCACTTTCGTCGCGAGAAACCACTTTCGTCGCGAGAAACCACCCCCGCAGGCGTTTCTCGCGACGAGAGTGGTTTTTCGTGTGTGTGGGGCGTCGCGCAGGTGCCTGCGGGCGGGGGCGGCGTCGCGCGCGAGAAACCACGTTCGGGGTGAGGAACCACGGCCGCACGTGTTTCTCGTGTCGGTGTTGGTTTCTCGCGGTGTTCGTGTGGGAACTATGCGCGGGTGCGTCGGGTCTCGCGCTCGGTGATGCGCCTCGCGGGTGACGATCCGAACGGATGCCAGGAATCAGCCCGCGAGGCGCACGCCGGTCAGGGCGAGTTGCAGCACGAGGACGAGTGCGGCGAGCATCACCAGGCGGAAGACGACCCGGTCGGGGTTCCGCAGGGCTCTGACGAGCCCGGTCGCGCCGATCACGACGACGCCCAGCAGCCCCAGTCCTGCGACGAGGACCGCGATCGAAACCTCCCCGCGTGTTCCCGCGAGAAGCGCGCCCCCGAGAGCGACGGCGGCGGCGCCCGCCGTGAGCGCCGCGAACGCGATGATCGCGCTCGCGCGGCCGCCGACACGGTGGGGGAGGCCGCGCACGCCCGTGGCGGCATCGTCGTCGAGATCGGGCAGCACGTTCGAGAAATGCACCGCGATGCCGAGCGCCGCCCCCGCGGCCGTCGCCCACGGCGAGGCGACCATCGGGTCGGCGCCGGCGAGGGTCGCCAGCGATGGGAACAGGCCGAAGCTCACGGCGAACGGCGCAACGGATGCTGCGGTGCGCTTGAGCCACAGGTTGTAGCTCCATGCCGAGGCGAGCGCGACGGCATGCGCCGCGAGAAAACCGGCACCGAGCAGCG
This genomic interval carries:
- a CDS encoding glycosyltransferase, with the protein product MTPTAIPPAHPEGEPRATREPLTIVIAADTFAPDVNGAARFAERLAAGLAGRGHHVHVVTPSVGHRNHGVFTENIEGQDITVHRLPGVRWPPHDWLRFVWPWRSKHYARKVLDAVQPDVVHSQSHIVIGRGLTRIAHQRGIPVIATNHVMAENIIDFTTLPPVLDKIVVKLAWDDAKRTFDMSRAVTTPTRKAAEFLEDTIDITGVIPISCGIDKRNYTPDLTPREHHRVLFVGRLTTEKHVEVTLAAIAKLAPELPNITFDIVGGGDQRRNLEQTAQRLGVSDRVTFHGRVDEQQLRASYGTADVFAIASIAELQSIATMEAMASGLPIVAANAVALPHLVQDGVNGYLFEPGDVDDLADKLRRVLTASPEEYLRMQQASLDGVEIHDIEKTLDTFEKLYRGEPLS
- a CDS encoding ATP-dependent Clp protease ATP-binding subunit, whose protein sequence is MNAQPQPGQDEQQSALEQFGINLTDRARQGKLDPVIGRDSEIRRVSQVLTRRTKNNPVLIGEPGVGKTAVVEGLAQRIVAGDVAESLKDKELVSLDISALVAGAMYRGQFEERLKSVLKEITESDGQIITFIDELHVLMGAGGGEGSVAASNMLKPMLARGELRLIGATTLDEYREFIEKDAALERRFQQVYVGEPSVEDTIAILRGLKERYEAHHKVAIADGALVAAASLSNRYIPSRQLPDKAIDLIDEAASRLRMEIDSAPLEIDELRRHVDRLKLEELALKREKDAASKERLATLRDTLGGEQKRLDELQARWERERASLNAVGDLKTRLDQARIEAERAQREGNLEKASRLYYAEIPALERQVAQAENAEAAEGGERMVNDQVTDADIAAVIAAWTGIPVGRLLQGESEKLVHLEAELGERLIGQKDAVKAVSDAVRRSRAGISDPNRPTGSFLFLGPTGVGKTELAKALAEFLFDDERAMVRIDMSEYGEKHSVARLVGAPPGYVGYEQGGQLTEAVRRRPYSVVLLDEVEKAHPEVFDILLQVLDDGRLTDGQGRTVDFTNTILILTSNLGSPILIDPTLSPAEKREQVMALVRTAFRPEFLNRLDDIVMFQALSQDDLAQIVELSVDALQRRLHDRRLTLAVTPDARAWLAERGYDPIFGARPLRRLIQSEIQDRLAMALLSGGVRDGDLVKVDVAADGSALVLTSAGASPETVAEAADVSDASAADDDVIQAELLDE
- a CDS encoding GlxA family transcriptional regulator, whose product is MRTVACVVQSGFAPFEFGLACEAFGLDRSDDGIPTFDFRVVTPDPGAVPSNLRFSINVDDDLAFADEADLVVVTPIPRERWSSVDARVVEVVRRAVERGAWVLTVCSGAFVVAAAGVLDGRRATTHWRYAQTMAAMYPEIDVDPNVLYVQDGRIITSAGTAAGLDACLHLLRLELGAEMTNTIARRMVVAPQRDGGQAQFIAKPLPESTSLSLAPVTEWMLENLTLDLSVDQLASRAHMSPRTFARRFKADYGTTPAAWLGRQRIIHAQRLLEHTELGLDAIAADCGFGSAAVLRQNFARTLGVTPTAYRARFTCAPRESAPAEREAIAS
- a CDS encoding glycosyltransferase; the encoded protein is MRLLFDARYIRTDFHDGISRYSAELAAAVAAAAPARGVEVVFLIHDEAQRAFLPEGAKVLRFQAPTSVAEPFAALRLNRRRPDALFSPMQTIGALGRRFGLILTLHDTIYYRHRTPPRDLPWYVRLGWRLFHLSYVPQRLTLNAADAVATVSDTSAAEFARVRLTKRPVVVVPNAPQRLSDLLPEGTEVVPGAENLVYMGSFMGYKNVETLLRAAAALPGRTLHLLSRISPERQAELEALIEPRGASVVFHGGVTDAEYAALLADRAVLVTASLDEGYGLPVAEALALGVPAVVTDMPIFREVAGDGALYAPGTDAPAFAAAVRSLDDPDVHAATVAAGTAHIARFSWSRSAEVLLDAVEALPRR
- a CDS encoding UbiA family prenyltransferase — its product is MRRASVLGALWRSSHPGPTVVVSTLSLLLGTAAGLDLSRLALLVGAVFAGQLSVGWSNDAIDARRDGTVGRLDKPIARGEISARGVGSAAGAALLLALALSALLGAGFLAAHAVALASAWSYNLWLKRTAASVAPFAVSFGLFPSLATLAGADPMVASPWATAAGAALGIAVHFSNVLPDLDDDAATGVRGLPHRVGGRASAIIAFAALTAGAAAVALGGALLAGTRGEVSIAVLVAGLGLLGVVVIGATGLVRALRNPDRVVFRLVMLAALVLVLQLALTGVRLAG